Proteins from one Sabethes cyaneus chromosome 2, idSabCyanKW18_F2, whole genome shotgun sequence genomic window:
- the LOC128737702 gene encoding UDP-glycosyltransferase UGT5-like, producing the protein MAGRVALAFLFISCVTLAEGAKILTILPLGGKSHDIIGSAFGKVLAGAGHDVTVITSYPAKKLPKNYREIVLTGFLEKVAESQQAPNFFEFRGGIVASAFMLTMLYGMMPGRMYELAMQHPNVVNLLKSDEKFDVVILESFIAEQFYGFAQHFDAHLITFSAFGNSLWTNGLVGSPHPTSHLGHFLLSYTDRMTFWERFVNAAFTAFDRFFYSWVYLPNQKKYYDLAFPNAKQSFEQQMKNVSLVFLNQHFTLSSPRPYPPNMIEVGGIQIEDPKPLPKDLQTYLDEAKEGVVYFCMGSNIQSKDLPAEKRDAFLKAFGKLKQRVLWKFEDENLPNKPANLKITSWVPQNDVLAHPNVKLFITHGGNLGTTESLYHGKPMVGIPIFGDQMMNVEKSVRAGYALRLDFDDISEEAVTRAIQTVLSDPLYAKKAKLVSERLRDQPMTPRQTVVFWVDYILRHGGAPQLRSPALELSYLQYHSVDVYAVMLLLVVVIVATNVFIVKRLYRKVCRKSSPAGGKKKRA; encoded by the exons ATGGCCGGACGAGTAGCTCTCGCGTTTTTGTTCATCTCGTGCGTCACCTTGGCAGAAGGTGCTAAAATCCTAACCATCCTACCGCTGGGTGGTAAATCACACGACATCATCGGATCCGCCTTCGGCAAGGTGCTTGCCGGAGCCGGTCACGATGTAACGGTGATAACATCCTACCCGGCAAAAAAGCTACCGAAAAATTACCGCGAAATTGTGCTAACCGGGTTTCTGGAGAAAGTAGCGGAAAGTCAACAGGCACccaattttttcgaattccgtGGTGGAATCGTAGCGTCTGCTTTCATGCTGACCATGCTGTACGGAATGATGCCTGGCAGGATGTACGAGTTGGCAATGCAGCATCCGAACGTTGTGAATCTTTTGAAATCAGACGAAAAGTTCGATGTTGTTATATTGGAGTCCTTCATAGCGGAACAATTCTATGGATTCGCTCAGCACTTTGATGCCCATCTAATAACCTTTTCCGCTTTCGGAAACTCATTATGGACCAACGGATTAGTAGGAAGTCCCCATCCTACATCGCACTTAGGACATTTCCTACTCAGCTACACAGACCGAATGACATTTTGGGAACGATTTGTAAATGCTGCGTTTACCGCATTCGATCGATTCTTCTATTCATGGGTCTATCTGCCGAATCAGAAGAAATATTACGATTTAGCTTTTCCTAACGCCAAACAGAGCTTCGAACaacaaatgaaaaatgtttcGCTAGTTTTCCTGAACCAGCATTTCACATTAAGCAGTCCAAGACCTTATCCACCCAATATGATTGAGGTCGGCGGAATTCAAATTGAAGACCCGAAACCATTACCGAAG gACCTGCAAACTTACCTTGACGAAGCGAAGGAGGGGGTTGTCTATTTCTGCATGGGATCCAACATACAATCGAAGGATCTTCCTGCAGAAAAACGAGACGCATTCCTGAAGGCGTTCGGAAAACTAAAACAACGAGTCCTGTGGAAGTTCGAAGACGAAAATCTACCCAATAAACCGGCAAACTTGAAAATTACTTCCTGGGTTCCACAGAATGACGTATTGGCTCACCCAAATGTAAAACTATTCATCACGCACGGAGGAAACCTAGGCACCACGGAGTCGCTGTACCACGGTAAACCGATGGTAGGCATTCCGATCTTCGGCGATCAAATGATGAACGTTGAAAAGTCCGTCCGGGCTGGATATGCCTTGCGGCTCGATTTTGATGATATTAGCGAAGAAGCGGTTACACGAGCTATCCAAACGGTACTGAGTGATCCATTATATGCGAAAAAAGCGAAGCTGGTATCGGAACGGTTGCGTGACCAACCGATGACTCCAAGGCAAACTGTCGTCTTTTGGGTGGACTACATACTACGGCATGGTGGAGCACCACAGTTGCGATCCCCCGCGCTGGAGCTGTCATATTTACAGTACCATTCAGTGGATGTGTATGCCgtgatgctgctgctggtggtggttATCGTAGCAACTAATGTGTTCATTGTGAAGAGGTTATACCGAAAAGTATGCCGTAAGAGCTCACCGGCAGgtggaaagaaaaaaagagccTAA